The following proteins are encoded in a genomic region of Danio rerio strain Tuebingen ecotype United States chromosome 16, GRCz12tu, whole genome shotgun sequence:
- the LOC141378254 gene encoding uncharacterized protein isoform X6 codes for MSTRPFEILAEMESCKTLTVGGRGVKRKADDDFHSILGEGKPYALRKRIRVAELENTRDTEMSSYQEKTSSGGRGVKRKADDDFHSVLGEGKPYALRKRIRAAETSSDENSSSGGRGVKRKADDAFQSVSGGGKPSAHRKRIRVAELEKTSVDADTEASSSGGRGVKRKADDDLQSDSDGVKPYALRKRIKAAETSSDENSRSEAPRALKRKAGCLDQDTVAAKRVKTAQIQHGGSSKTAAEDRSSAKDSSSAKDSSSAKDSSSAKDSSSAEDSSSAKDSSSAKDSSSAKDSSSGSLLDRYVLGKKLGEGYHGTVYLATRKSDGQKVAIKIVTKKLLGTRYPMWTNTSTIYVIPEARHMMFLKEPPLCPHVIELYEYAVEGRKHYLVMEYASSYITLGKFIRKNNGRLSESVARQLIMQLIIAAQRCLEHGIHHDDIHLENILVNPKTLQLKLIDFGYSFFIPKTYWRSPYLGVTRYRKKEGEHFTYLFCAIHSYVSDVVRVLSHMVNGYRCFSRYGRPRCHPSLSADCRDLFKWVIGFRPETGPVLEEILEHKWFSMT; via the exons ATGTCTACAAGACCTTTCGAGATTCTAGCGGAAATGGAAAGTTGTAAGACTTTGACGG taggaggaagaggagtgaagaggaaagcggatgatgattttcacagtattttaggTGAAGGCAAACCATACGCTCTGCGGAAACGCATCAGAGTTGCAGAGCTGGAGAACACAAGAGACACAGAGATGAGCAGCTATCAAGAGAAAACCAGCTCAG gaggaagaggagtgaagaggaaagcggatgatgattttcacagtgttttaggTGAAGGTAAACCTTATGCACTGCGGAAACGCATCAGAGCTGCTGAGACGTCCAGCGATGAGAACAGCAGCTCAG gaggaagaggagtgaagcggAAAGCAGATGATGCTTTTCAGAGTGTTTCTGGTGGAGGTAAACCATCTGCCCACCGGAAACGCATCAGAGTTGCTGAGCTGGAGAAAACAAGTGTAGACGCCGACACAGAGgcgtccagctcag gaggaagaggagtgaagaggaaagcggatgatgatttgCAGAGTGATTCTGATGGAGTCAAACCATACGCTCTGCGGAAACGCATCAAAGCAGCAGAGACGTCCAGCGATGAGAACAGCCGCTCAG AAGCTCCAAGAGCACTGAAGAGGAAGGCTGGATGTCTGGATCAGGACACAGTTGCTGCAAAACGAGTGAAAACAGCCCAGATCCAACATGGCGGCAGCAGCAAAACTGCAGCAGAAGACAGaagctcagctaaagacagcagctcagctaaagacagcagctcagctaaagacagcagctcagctaaagacagcagctcagctgaagacagcagctcagctaaagacagcagctcagctaaagacagcagctcagctaaagacagcagctcag GATCTTTACTTGACAGATATGTGCTTGGGAAGAAGCTGGGAGAGGGATACCATGGCACTGTCTATCTGGCTACACGGAAATCTGACGGCCAGAAG GTTGCCATAAAAATTGTGACTAAAAAGCTTCTGGGAACGCGGTACCCGATG TGGACAAATACATCTACTATATATGTGATCCCAGAAGCACGTCATATGATGTTTCTCAAGGAACCTCCGCTCTGCCCGCACGTCATAGAGCTGTACGAGTACGCCGTGGAGGGAAGGAAACACTACCTGGTCATGGAGTACGCGTCCTCGTACATAACCTTGGGGAAGTTCATCAGGAAGAACAATGGCCGCTTGAGCGAGAGTGTTGCCCGGCAGCTGATCATGCAGCTCATTATTGCTGCACAGCGCTGCCTTGAACATGGCATACACCATGATGACATACATCTAGAAAACATCCTGGTCAATCCAAAGACCCTGCAGCTCAAGCTGATTGATTTTGGCTACagtttttttattccaaaaaccTACTGGAGATCCCCCTATCTGG GAGTAACGAGATACCGTAAAAAGGAGGGGGAACACTTCACATATCTTTTTTGTGCTATCCATTCGTATGTCAGTGATGTTGTACGAGTGCTGTCACATATGGTCAATGGATATCGCTGTTTCTCCAGATATGGACGTCCACGATGTCACCCCAGTTTGTCAGCAG ATTGCCGGGATCTGTTTAAGTGGGTGATCGGTTTCCGTCCTGAAACTGGACCTGTTTTAgaggagattttggagcacaagtGGTTCAGCATGACGTAG
- the LOC141378254 gene encoding uncharacterized protein isoform X2, with protein sequence MSTRPFEILAEMESCKTLTVGGRGVKRKADDDFHSILGEGKPYALRKRIRVAELENTRDTEMSSYQEKTSSGGRGVKRKADDDFHSVLGEGKPYALRKRIKVAELENTRVDADTEASSSGGRGVKRKADDDFHSVLGEGKPYALRKRIRAAETSSDENSSSGGRGVKRKADDAFQSVSGGGKPSAHRKRIRVAELEKTSVDADTEASSSGGRGVKRKADDDLQSDSDGVKPYALRKRIKAAETSSDENSRSEAPRALKRKAGCLDQDTVAAKRVKTAQIQHGGSSKTAAEDRSSAKDSSSAKDSSSAKDSSSAKDSSSAEDSSSAKDSSSAKDSSSAKDSSSGSLLDRYVLGKKLGEGYHGTVYLATRKSDGQKVAIKIVTKKLLGTRYPMWTNTSTIYVIPEARHMMFLKEPPLCPHVIELYEYAVEGRKHYLVMEYASSYITLGKFIRKNNGRLSESVARQLIMQLIIAAQRCLEHGIHHDDIHLENILVNPKTLQLKLIDFGYSFFIPKTYWRSPYLGVTRYRKKEGEHFTYLFCAIHSYVSDVVRVLSHMVNGYRCFSRYGRPRCHPSLSADCRDLFKWVIGFRPETGPVLEEILEHKWFSMT encoded by the exons ATGTCTACAAGACCTTTCGAGATTCTAGCGGAAATGGAAAGTTGTAAGACTTTGACGG taggaggaagaggagtgaagaggaaagcggatgatgattttcacagtattttaggTGAAGGCAAACCATACGCTCTGCGGAAACGCATCAGAGTTGCAGAGCTGGAGAACACAAGAGACACAGAGATGAGCAGCTATCAAGAGAAAACCAGCTCAG gaggaagaggagtgaagcggaaagcggatgatgattttcacagtgttttaggTGAAGGTAAACCTTATGCACTGCGCAAACGCATCAAAGTTGCTGAGCTGGAGAACACAAGAGTGGACGCCGACACAGAGgcgtccagctcag gaggaagaggagtgaagaggaaagcggatgatgattttcacagtgttttaggTGAAGGTAAACCTTATGCACTGCGGAAACGCATCAGAGCTGCTGAGACGTCCAGCGATGAGAACAGCAGCTCAG gaggaagaggagtgaagcggAAAGCAGATGATGCTTTTCAGAGTGTTTCTGGTGGAGGTAAACCATCTGCCCACCGGAAACGCATCAGAGTTGCTGAGCTGGAGAAAACAAGTGTAGACGCCGACACAGAGgcgtccagctcag gaggaagaggagtgaagaggaaagcggatgatgatttgCAGAGTGATTCTGATGGAGTCAAACCATACGCTCTGCGGAAACGCATCAAAGCAGCAGAGACGTCCAGCGATGAGAACAGCCGCTCAG AAGCTCCAAGAGCACTGAAGAGGAAGGCTGGATGTCTGGATCAGGACACAGTTGCTGCAAAACGAGTGAAAACAGCCCAGATCCAACATGGCGGCAGCAGCAAAACTGCAGCAGAAGACAGaagctcagctaaagacagcagctcagctaaagacagcagctcagctaaagacagcagctcagctaaagacagcagctcagctgaagacagcagctcagctaaagacagcagctcagctaaagacagcagctcagctaaagacagcagctcag GATCTTTACTTGACAGATATGTGCTTGGGAAGAAGCTGGGAGAGGGATACCATGGCACTGTCTATCTGGCTACACGGAAATCTGACGGCCAGAAG GTTGCCATAAAAATTGTGACTAAAAAGCTTCTGGGAACGCGGTACCCGATG TGGACAAATACATCTACTATATATGTGATCCCAGAAGCACGTCATATGATGTTTCTCAAGGAACCTCCGCTCTGCCCGCACGTCATAGAGCTGTACGAGTACGCCGTGGAGGGAAGGAAACACTACCTGGTCATGGAGTACGCGTCCTCGTACATAACCTTGGGGAAGTTCATCAGGAAGAACAATGGCCGCTTGAGCGAGAGTGTTGCCCGGCAGCTGATCATGCAGCTCATTATTGCTGCACAGCGCTGCCTTGAACATGGCATACACCATGATGACATACATCTAGAAAACATCCTGGTCAATCCAAAGACCCTGCAGCTCAAGCTGATTGATTTTGGCTACagtttttttattccaaaaaccTACTGGAGATCCCCCTATCTGG GAGTAACGAGATACCGTAAAAAGGAGGGGGAACACTTCACATATCTTTTTTGTGCTATCCATTCGTATGTCAGTGATGTTGTACGAGTGCTGTCACATATGGTCAATGGATATCGCTGTTTCTCCAGATATGGACGTCCACGATGTCACCCCAGTTTGTCAGCAG ATTGCCGGGATCTGTTTAAGTGGGTGATCGGTTTCCGTCCTGAAACTGGACCTGTTTTAgaggagattttggagcacaagtGGTTCAGCATGACGTAG
- the LOC141378254 gene encoding uncharacterized protein isoform X4 has translation MKRTLEQVLLHIVGGRGVKRKADDDFHSILGEGKPYALRKRIRVAELENTRDTEMSSYQEKTSSGGRGVKRKADDDFHSVLGEGKPYALRKRIKVAELENTRVDADTEASSSGGRGVKRKADDDFHSVLGEGKPYALRKRIRAAETSSDENSSSGGRGVKRKADDAFQSVSGGGKPSAHRKRIRVAELEKTSVDADTEASSSGGRGVKRKADDDLQSDSDGVKPYALRKRIKAAETSSDENSRSEAPRALKRKAGCLDQDTVAAKRVKTAQIQHGGSSKTAAEDRSSAKDSSSAKDSSSAKDSSSAKDSSSAEDSSSAKDSSSAKDSSSAKDSSSGSLLDRYVLGKKLGEGYHGTVYLATRKSDGQKVAIKIVTKKLLGTRYPMWTNTSTIYVIPEARHMMFLKEPPLCPHVIELYEYAVEGRKHYLVMEYASSYITLGKFIRKNNGRLSESVARQLIMQLIIAAQRCLEHGIHHDDIHLENILVNPKTLQLKLIDFGYSFFIPKTYWRSPYLGVTRYRKKEGEHFTYLFCAIHSYVSDVVRVLSHMVNGYRCFSRYGRPRCHPSLSADCRDLFKWVIGFRPETGPVLEEILEHKWFSMT, from the exons taggaggaagaggagtgaagaggaaagcggatgatgattttcacagtattttaggTGAAGGCAAACCATACGCTCTGCGGAAACGCATCAGAGTTGCAGAGCTGGAGAACACAAGAGACACAGAGATGAGCAGCTATCAAGAGAAAACCAGCTCAG gaggaagaggagtgaagcggaaagcggatgatgattttcacagtgttttaggTGAAGGTAAACCTTATGCACTGCGCAAACGCATCAAAGTTGCTGAGCTGGAGAACACAAGAGTGGACGCCGACACAGAGgcgtccagctcag gaggaagaggagtgaagaggaaagcggatgatgattttcacagtgttttaggTGAAGGTAAACCTTATGCACTGCGGAAACGCATCAGAGCTGCTGAGACGTCCAGCGATGAGAACAGCAGCTCAG gaggaagaggagtgaagcggAAAGCAGATGATGCTTTTCAGAGTGTTTCTGGTGGAGGTAAACCATCTGCCCACCGGAAACGCATCAGAGTTGCTGAGCTGGAGAAAACAAGTGTAGACGCCGACACAGAGgcgtccagctcag gaggaagaggagtgaagaggaaagcggatgatgatttgCAGAGTGATTCTGATGGAGTCAAACCATACGCTCTGCGGAAACGCATCAAAGCAGCAGAGACGTCCAGCGATGAGAACAGCCGCTCAG AAGCTCCAAGAGCACTGAAGAGGAAGGCTGGATGTCTGGATCAGGACACAGTTGCTGCAAAACGAGTGAAAACAGCCCAGATCCAACATGGCGGCAGCAGCAAAACTGCAGCAGAAGACAGaagctcagctaaagacagcagctcagctaaagacagcagctcagctaaagacagcagctcagctaaagacagcagctcagctgaagacagcagctcagctaaagacagcagctcagctaaagacagcagctcagctaaagacagcagctcag GATCTTTACTTGACAGATATGTGCTTGGGAAGAAGCTGGGAGAGGGATACCATGGCACTGTCTATCTGGCTACACGGAAATCTGACGGCCAGAAG GTTGCCATAAAAATTGTGACTAAAAAGCTTCTGGGAACGCGGTACCCGATG TGGACAAATACATCTACTATATATGTGATCCCAGAAGCACGTCATATGATGTTTCTCAAGGAACCTCCGCTCTGCCCGCACGTCATAGAGCTGTACGAGTACGCCGTGGAGGGAAGGAAACACTACCTGGTCATGGAGTACGCGTCCTCGTACATAACCTTGGGGAAGTTCATCAGGAAGAACAATGGCCGCTTGAGCGAGAGTGTTGCCCGGCAGCTGATCATGCAGCTCATTATTGCTGCACAGCGCTGCCTTGAACATGGCATACACCATGATGACATACATCTAGAAAACATCCTGGTCAATCCAAAGACCCTGCAGCTCAAGCTGATTGATTTTGGCTACagtttttttattccaaaaaccTACTGGAGATCCCCCTATCTGG GAGTAACGAGATACCGTAAAAAGGAGGGGGAACACTTCACATATCTTTTTTGTGCTATCCATTCGTATGTCAGTGATGTTGTACGAGTGCTGTCACATATGGTCAATGGATATCGCTGTTTCTCCAGATATGGACGTCCACGATGTCACCCCAGTTTGTCAGCAG ATTGCCGGGATCTGTTTAAGTGGGTGATCGGTTTCCGTCCTGAAACTGGACCTGTTTTAgaggagattttggagcacaagtGGTTCAGCATGACGTAG
- the LOC141378254 gene encoding uncharacterized protein isoform X3: MLAEIEDRLFICGADKRGKSPLYSINSVVGGRGVKRKADDDFHSILGEGKPYALRKRIRVAELENTRDTEMSSYQEKTSSGGRGVKRKADDDFHSVLGEGKPYALRKRIKVAELENTRVDADTEASSSGGRGVKRKADDDFHSVLGEGKPYALRKRIRAAETSSDENSSSGGRGVKRKADDAFQSVSGGGKPSAHRKRIRVAELEKTSVDADTEASSSGGRGVKRKADDDLQSDSDGVKPYALRKRIKAAETSSDENSRSEAPRALKRKAGCLDQDTVAAKRVKTAQIQHGGSSKTAAEDRSSAKDSSSAKDSSSAKDSSSAKDSSSAEDSSSAKDSSSAKDSSSAKDSSSGSLLDRYVLGKKLGEGYHGTVYLATRKSDGQKVAIKIVTKKLLGTRYPMWTNTSTIYVIPEARHMMFLKEPPLCPHVIELYEYAVEGRKHYLVMEYASSYITLGKFIRKNNGRLSESVARQLIMQLIIAAQRCLEHGIHHDDIHLENILVNPKTLQLKLIDFGYSFFIPKTYWRSPYLGVTRYRKKEGEHFTYLFCAIHSYVSDVVRVLSHMVNGYRCFSRYGRPRCHPSLSADCRDLFKWVIGFRPETGPVLEEILEHKWFSMT; the protein is encoded by the exons taggaggaagaggagtgaagaggaaagcggatgatgattttcacagtattttaggTGAAGGCAAACCATACGCTCTGCGGAAACGCATCAGAGTTGCAGAGCTGGAGAACACAAGAGACACAGAGATGAGCAGCTATCAAGAGAAAACCAGCTCAG gaggaagaggagtgaagcggaaagcggatgatgattttcacagtgttttaggTGAAGGTAAACCTTATGCACTGCGCAAACGCATCAAAGTTGCTGAGCTGGAGAACACAAGAGTGGACGCCGACACAGAGgcgtccagctcag gaggaagaggagtgaagaggaaagcggatgatgattttcacagtgttttaggTGAAGGTAAACCTTATGCACTGCGGAAACGCATCAGAGCTGCTGAGACGTCCAGCGATGAGAACAGCAGCTCAG gaggaagaggagtgaagcggAAAGCAGATGATGCTTTTCAGAGTGTTTCTGGTGGAGGTAAACCATCTGCCCACCGGAAACGCATCAGAGTTGCTGAGCTGGAGAAAACAAGTGTAGACGCCGACACAGAGgcgtccagctcag gaggaagaggagtgaagaggaaagcggatgatgatttgCAGAGTGATTCTGATGGAGTCAAACCATACGCTCTGCGGAAACGCATCAAAGCAGCAGAGACGTCCAGCGATGAGAACAGCCGCTCAG AAGCTCCAAGAGCACTGAAGAGGAAGGCTGGATGTCTGGATCAGGACACAGTTGCTGCAAAACGAGTGAAAACAGCCCAGATCCAACATGGCGGCAGCAGCAAAACTGCAGCAGAAGACAGaagctcagctaaagacagcagctcagctaaagacagcagctcagctaaagacagcagctcagctaaagacagcagctcagctgaagacagcagctcagctaaagacagcagctcagctaaagacagcagctcagctaaagacagcagctcag GATCTTTACTTGACAGATATGTGCTTGGGAAGAAGCTGGGAGAGGGATACCATGGCACTGTCTATCTGGCTACACGGAAATCTGACGGCCAGAAG GTTGCCATAAAAATTGTGACTAAAAAGCTTCTGGGAACGCGGTACCCGATG TGGACAAATACATCTACTATATATGTGATCCCAGAAGCACGTCATATGATGTTTCTCAAGGAACCTCCGCTCTGCCCGCACGTCATAGAGCTGTACGAGTACGCCGTGGAGGGAAGGAAACACTACCTGGTCATGGAGTACGCGTCCTCGTACATAACCTTGGGGAAGTTCATCAGGAAGAACAATGGCCGCTTGAGCGAGAGTGTTGCCCGGCAGCTGATCATGCAGCTCATTATTGCTGCACAGCGCTGCCTTGAACATGGCATACACCATGATGACATACATCTAGAAAACATCCTGGTCAATCCAAAGACCCTGCAGCTCAAGCTGATTGATTTTGGCTACagtttttttattccaaaaaccTACTGGAGATCCCCCTATCTGG GAGTAACGAGATACCGTAAAAAGGAGGGGGAACACTTCACATATCTTTTTTGTGCTATCCATTCGTATGTCAGTGATGTTGTACGAGTGCTGTCACATATGGTCAATGGATATCGCTGTTTCTCCAGATATGGACGTCCACGATGTCACCCCAGTTTGTCAGCAG ATTGCCGGGATCTGTTTAAGTGGGTGATCGGTTTCCGTCCTGAAACTGGACCTGTTTTAgaggagattttggagcacaagtGGTTCAGCATGACGTAG
- the LOC141378254 gene encoding uncharacterized protein isoform X5 — MTEEVGGRGVKRKADDDFHSILGEGKPYALRKRIRVAELENTRDTEMSSYQEKTSSGGRGVKRKADDDFHSVLGEGKPYALRKRIKVAELENTRVDADTEASSSGGRGVKRKADDDFHSVLGEGKPYALRKRIRAAETSSDENSSSGGRGVKRKADDAFQSVSGGGKPSAHRKRIRVAELEKTSVDADTEASSSGGRGVKRKADDDLQSDSDGVKPYALRKRIKAAETSSDENSRSEAPRALKRKAGCLDQDTVAAKRVKTAQIQHGGSSKTAAEDRSSAKDSSSAKDSSSAKDSSSAKDSSSAEDSSSAKDSSSAKDSSSAKDSSSGSLLDRYVLGKKLGEGYHGTVYLATRKSDGQKVAIKIVTKKLLGTRYPMWTNTSTIYVIPEARHMMFLKEPPLCPHVIELYEYAVEGRKHYLVMEYASSYITLGKFIRKNNGRLSESVARQLIMQLIIAAQRCLEHGIHHDDIHLENILVNPKTLQLKLIDFGYSFFIPKTYWRSPYLGVTRYRKKEGEHFTYLFCAIHSYVSDVVRVLSHMVNGYRCFSRYGRPRCHPSLSADCRDLFKWVIGFRPETGPVLEEILEHKWFSMT; from the exons taggaggaagaggagtgaagaggaaagcggatgatgattttcacagtattttaggTGAAGGCAAACCATACGCTCTGCGGAAACGCATCAGAGTTGCAGAGCTGGAGAACACAAGAGACACAGAGATGAGCAGCTATCAAGAGAAAACCAGCTCAG gaggaagaggagtgaagcggaaagcggatgatgattttcacagtgttttaggTGAAGGTAAACCTTATGCACTGCGCAAACGCATCAAAGTTGCTGAGCTGGAGAACACAAGAGTGGACGCCGACACAGAGgcgtccagctcag gaggaagaggagtgaagaggaaagcggatgatgattttcacagtgttttaggTGAAGGTAAACCTTATGCACTGCGGAAACGCATCAGAGCTGCTGAGACGTCCAGCGATGAGAACAGCAGCTCAG gaggaagaggagtgaagcggAAAGCAGATGATGCTTTTCAGAGTGTTTCTGGTGGAGGTAAACCATCTGCCCACCGGAAACGCATCAGAGTTGCTGAGCTGGAGAAAACAAGTGTAGACGCCGACACAGAGgcgtccagctcag gaggaagaggagtgaagaggaaagcggatgatgatttgCAGAGTGATTCTGATGGAGTCAAACCATACGCTCTGCGGAAACGCATCAAAGCAGCAGAGACGTCCAGCGATGAGAACAGCCGCTCAG AAGCTCCAAGAGCACTGAAGAGGAAGGCTGGATGTCTGGATCAGGACACAGTTGCTGCAAAACGAGTGAAAACAGCCCAGATCCAACATGGCGGCAGCAGCAAAACTGCAGCAGAAGACAGaagctcagctaaagacagcagctcagctaaagacagcagctcagctaaagacagcagctcagctaaagacagcagctcagctgaagacagcagctcagctaaagacagcagctcagctaaagacagcagctcagctaaagacagcagctcag GATCTTTACTTGACAGATATGTGCTTGGGAAGAAGCTGGGAGAGGGATACCATGGCACTGTCTATCTGGCTACACGGAAATCTGACGGCCAGAAG GTTGCCATAAAAATTGTGACTAAAAAGCTTCTGGGAACGCGGTACCCGATG TGGACAAATACATCTACTATATATGTGATCCCAGAAGCACGTCATATGATGTTTCTCAAGGAACCTCCGCTCTGCCCGCACGTCATAGAGCTGTACGAGTACGCCGTGGAGGGAAGGAAACACTACCTGGTCATGGAGTACGCGTCCTCGTACATAACCTTGGGGAAGTTCATCAGGAAGAACAATGGCCGCTTGAGCGAGAGTGTTGCCCGGCAGCTGATCATGCAGCTCATTATTGCTGCACAGCGCTGCCTTGAACATGGCATACACCATGATGACATACATCTAGAAAACATCCTGGTCAATCCAAAGACCCTGCAGCTCAAGCTGATTGATTTTGGCTACagtttttttattccaaaaaccTACTGGAGATCCCCCTATCTGG GAGTAACGAGATACCGTAAAAAGGAGGGGGAACACTTCACATATCTTTTTTGTGCTATCCATTCGTATGTCAGTGATGTTGTACGAGTGCTGTCACATATGGTCAATGGATATCGCTGTTTCTCCAGATATGGACGTCCACGATGTCACCCCAGTTTGTCAGCAG ATTGCCGGGATCTGTTTAAGTGGGTGATCGGTTTCCGTCCTGAAACTGGACCTGTTTTAgaggagattttggagcacaagtGGTTCAGCATGACGTAG
- the LOC141378254 gene encoding uncharacterized protein isoform X1: MLAEIEDRLFICGADKRGKSPLYSINSVGQNYFRYSYLPFGTLNMTEEVGGRGVKRKADDDFHSILGEGKPYALRKRIRVAELENTRDTEMSSYQEKTSSGGRGVKRKADDDFHSVLGEGKPYALRKRIKVAELENTRVDADTEASSSGGRGVKRKADDDFHSVLGEGKPYALRKRIRAAETSSDENSSSGGRGVKRKADDAFQSVSGGGKPSAHRKRIRVAELEKTSVDADTEASSSGGRGVKRKADDDLQSDSDGVKPYALRKRIKAAETSSDENSRSEAPRALKRKAGCLDQDTVAAKRVKTAQIQHGGSSKTAAEDRSSAKDSSSAKDSSSAKDSSSAKDSSSAEDSSSAKDSSSAKDSSSAKDSSSGSLLDRYVLGKKLGEGYHGTVYLATRKSDGQKVAIKIVTKKLLGTRYPMWTNTSTIYVIPEARHMMFLKEPPLCPHVIELYEYAVEGRKHYLVMEYASSYITLGKFIRKNNGRLSESVARQLIMQLIIAAQRCLEHGIHHDDIHLENILVNPKTLQLKLIDFGYSFFIPKTYWRSPYLGVTRYRKKEGEHFTYLFCAIHSYVSDVVRVLSHMVNGYRCFSRYGRPRCHPSLSADCRDLFKWVIGFRPETGPVLEEILEHKWFSMT; the protein is encoded by the exons taggaggaagaggagtgaagaggaaagcggatgatgattttcacagtattttaggTGAAGGCAAACCATACGCTCTGCGGAAACGCATCAGAGTTGCAGAGCTGGAGAACACAAGAGACACAGAGATGAGCAGCTATCAAGAGAAAACCAGCTCAG gaggaagaggagtgaagcggaaagcggatgatgattttcacagtgttttaggTGAAGGTAAACCTTATGCACTGCGCAAACGCATCAAAGTTGCTGAGCTGGAGAACACAAGAGTGGACGCCGACACAGAGgcgtccagctcag gaggaagaggagtgaagaggaaagcggatgatgattttcacagtgttttaggTGAAGGTAAACCTTATGCACTGCGGAAACGCATCAGAGCTGCTGAGACGTCCAGCGATGAGAACAGCAGCTCAG gaggaagaggagtgaagcggAAAGCAGATGATGCTTTTCAGAGTGTTTCTGGTGGAGGTAAACCATCTGCCCACCGGAAACGCATCAGAGTTGCTGAGCTGGAGAAAACAAGTGTAGACGCCGACACAGAGgcgtccagctcag gaggaagaggagtgaagaggaaagcggatgatgatttgCAGAGTGATTCTGATGGAGTCAAACCATACGCTCTGCGGAAACGCATCAAAGCAGCAGAGACGTCCAGCGATGAGAACAGCCGCTCAG AAGCTCCAAGAGCACTGAAGAGGAAGGCTGGATGTCTGGATCAGGACACAGTTGCTGCAAAACGAGTGAAAACAGCCCAGATCCAACATGGCGGCAGCAGCAAAACTGCAGCAGAAGACAGaagctcagctaaagacagcagctcagctaaagacagcagctcagctaaagacagcagctcagctaaagacagcagctcagctgaagacagcagctcagctaaagacagcagctcagctaaagacagcagctcagctaaagacagcagctcag GATCTTTACTTGACAGATATGTGCTTGGGAAGAAGCTGGGAGAGGGATACCATGGCACTGTCTATCTGGCTACACGGAAATCTGACGGCCAGAAG GTTGCCATAAAAATTGTGACTAAAAAGCTTCTGGGAACGCGGTACCCGATG TGGACAAATACATCTACTATATATGTGATCCCAGAAGCACGTCATATGATGTTTCTCAAGGAACCTCCGCTCTGCCCGCACGTCATAGAGCTGTACGAGTACGCCGTGGAGGGAAGGAAACACTACCTGGTCATGGAGTACGCGTCCTCGTACATAACCTTGGGGAAGTTCATCAGGAAGAACAATGGCCGCTTGAGCGAGAGTGTTGCCCGGCAGCTGATCATGCAGCTCATTATTGCTGCACAGCGCTGCCTTGAACATGGCATACACCATGATGACATACATCTAGAAAACATCCTGGTCAATCCAAAGACCCTGCAGCTCAAGCTGATTGATTTTGGCTACagtttttttattccaaaaaccTACTGGAGATCCCCCTATCTGG GAGTAACGAGATACCGTAAAAAGGAGGGGGAACACTTCACATATCTTTTTTGTGCTATCCATTCGTATGTCAGTGATGTTGTACGAGTGCTGTCACATATGGTCAATGGATATCGCTGTTTCTCCAGATATGGACGTCCACGATGTCACCCCAGTTTGTCAGCAG ATTGCCGGGATCTGTTTAAGTGGGTGATCGGTTTCCGTCCTGAAACTGGACCTGTTTTAgaggagattttggagcacaagtGGTTCAGCATGACGTAG